The Methylomusa anaerophila genome has a segment encoding these proteins:
- a CDS encoding SpoIID/LytB domain-containing protein, with protein MKVTRYGKLKQALILMTVFTVLLAACAGQPQKKPETPAPQAPKQAVAGNEPDISVFMHETGEKKTMKMEEYIAGVVAAEMKNDWPVEALAAQAIIARTFTVEAIDTKGGVPERGTQASTDIKEFQAYDAKAVNDNVKKAVEMTRGMVATYQGKPIKAWFHASAGGITATAKEGLNYRDAEPPYIHSVQSPDDLAPADIKNWTASFTKDEVLAALKKMGVKANDISSMEIGQKGPSGRTVSLTVNKSTPVSGPELRMALDSTKLKSMLLDGIEVSEDNVIFTGTGYGHGVGMSQWGAHKMAKENKKPEDIITYYFKGITVEKRWQ; from the coding sequence ATGAAAGTGACCAGATATGGCAAGCTAAAACAGGCATTAATCCTAATGACGGTTTTTACCGTGCTATTGGCCGCCTGCGCCGGTCAGCCGCAAAAAAAACCGGAAACTCCCGCGCCGCAAGCGCCCAAACAGGCTGTTGCCGGCAATGAGCCGGACATCTCGGTATTCATGCACGAAACAGGCGAAAAGAAAACCATGAAAATGGAGGAATACATTGCGGGAGTTGTTGCCGCGGAAATGAAAAATGACTGGCCGGTTGAAGCTTTGGCAGCCCAGGCAATTATAGCCCGGACATTTACCGTGGAAGCAATTGACACCAAGGGGGGGGTGCCGGAACGGGGCACACAGGCGTCAACCGATATCAAAGAGTTTCAGGCATATGACGCGAAAGCTGTTAATGACAACGTGAAAAAGGCGGTTGAGATGACTCGCGGTATGGTGGCAACATACCAGGGCAAGCCGATTAAGGCTTGGTTCCACGCTTCCGCCGGCGGCATAACGGCAACAGCCAAGGAAGGCTTAAACTATCGTGACGCCGAACCGCCATACATCCATTCGGTACAGTCGCCGGATGATTTGGCTCCTGCTGACATCAAAAACTGGACCGCTTCCTTTACGAAAGATGAAGTTTTAGCGGCTTTAAAAAAGATGGGAGTTAAGGCTAACGATATCAGCAGTATGGAAATAGGACAAAAAGGCCCGTCCGGCCGCACGGTCAGCCTTACGGTTAACAAGTCAACGCCGGTGTCGGGACCGGAACTTAGGATGGCTTTAGACAGTACCAAGCTAAAATCCATGCTGCTCGACGGAATTGAAGTATCGGAAGATAACGTGATATTTACGGGCACAGGTTATGGTCATGGTGTTGGCATGTCCCAGTGGGGTGCTCATAAAATGGCCAAGGAGAATAAAAAGCCGGAAGATATTATCACTTATTATTTTAAAGGCATCACTGTCGAGAAAAGATGGCAATAA
- a CDS encoding MGDG synthase family glycosyltransferase: MKNFQELKVLIVSASVGAGHTQAAQALKVELERQGLTRVQVVDFMAGENSYLNTLVKEAYLKMIDIFPNMYDMLYRFFQMRLPGSKVQNLMALAMKRSMMKLIKAHRPDLIICTHPFPCGAAAYLKRNRKISIPLVGVLTDFAIHRLWCYQEIDLYFVATEELKTALGSAGIPAERIHATGIPINPKFNHAVESLDKNTIRRELDLLPDRPVILMMGGGLGLGSLSEAVETLNAISMPLNLIVVAGHNSELRRHVLAFARQSHHKIKVFGYTKHIPELMSAADVLVTKPGALTISEAAAMNLPMLFFEPIPGQEEENATYLTGKGAAIWVEDDMNLGTILSNLLAHPEKLCRMQKQVSLLGRPMAAPVIIDTIIQNLLHSNAAAHN; this comes from the coding sequence ATGAAAAATTTTCAGGAGTTAAAAGTATTAATTGTCTCGGCTTCGGTTGGCGCGGGCCATACACAAGCGGCACAAGCCCTCAAGGTTGAGCTTGAGCGCCAAGGGCTGACCAGAGTGCAGGTTGTGGATTTTATGGCCGGTGAAAACTCCTATCTTAACACCCTGGTCAAAGAAGCATATCTTAAAATGATTGATATTTTTCCCAATATGTACGATATGCTGTACCGATTTTTCCAAATGCGTCTGCCTGGCTCAAAGGTGCAAAACTTGATGGCGCTGGCGATGAAACGCAGCATGATGAAGTTAATTAAAGCGCATCGCCCCGACCTTATTATCTGTACTCACCCGTTTCCTTGCGGCGCTGCAGCGTATCTGAAGCGCAACCGCAAAATTAGTATCCCCTTGGTCGGAGTTTTAACTGATTTTGCCATTCATAGACTGTGGTGTTATCAAGAGATTGATCTTTATTTCGTAGCTACCGAAGAACTAAAAACGGCCTTAGGCTCTGCCGGCATTCCAGCGGAGCGCATTCATGCCACCGGTATTCCGATTAACCCTAAATTTAATCATGCCGTGGAGAGTTTGGACAAAAATACAATTCGACGTGAACTTGATCTGTTGCCTGACCGCCCGGTTATATTAATGATGGGCGGAGGTCTGGGGTTAGGATCATTAAGCGAGGCAGTGGAAACGCTTAATGCAATTTCTATGCCGTTAAACCTGATTGTCGTTGCCGGACATAATAGCGAGTTGCGTCGCCATGTATTGGCCTTTGCCCGTCAGTCTCATCATAAAATCAAGGTGTTTGGCTATACCAAGCACATTCCTGAATTAATGTCGGCCGCCGATGTTTTGGTTACAAAACCTGGTGCTCTCACAATCAGTGAGGCAGCCGCCATGAATTTGCCTATGCTTTTCTTTGAACCTATTCCCGGTCAAGAAGAAGAAAATGCCACCTATTTGACCGGTAAAGGCGCCGCCATCTGGGTTGAAGATGATATGAACCTGGGTACCATATTGTCCAACCTGCTGGCTCATCCGGAGAAGCTTTGCCGTATGCAAAAGCAAGTCTCCTTACTGGGACGTCCTATGGCCGCGCCGGTTATCATTGACACCATAATTCAAAATTTGCTTCATTCCAATGCGGCTGCACACAACTAA
- the spoIIE gene encoding stage II sporulation protein E has protein sequence MPKVSVVTLPEDVLKAPSAGQPAAAAVEERQLGISFPWRELARELYNRITILFSPANILIDVLAFLLGRVCLIGEVAPFGLAFFAAVASVSRERAPMAGLWALLGVISVGQYMEAGIYFLSMIMYWRISDKLDRMLPKAHAVPLLIFGCVLLSGLPLSLWREVSFYNTMLVVLDAAMCMVLAFIFSFGMPLVVFSSEQKARGAEALICAVFILAIAVAGLGNATIMEYSVRNMAGGLITMALALTGGSGLGAAGGVAVGLVVSLSDGYATAAIAIYSLAGLLGGLFRSWGKPAVLLGFLLGSTIGTLYFGQAGELLLVLVESSLASAVFFALPAIRLSRWRESWLTDESGVDAEAALDAAINKLQNMAAMFNDLAKAFSNANTKEETAYQDKIKEAQLKEMLSCVGDKVCGACTRRDACWDRDFYQIYQAMLATLVLAEGDRLKGSSLPDYIKANCANQKELIEIIGRVADNNRVHWYWQKKMGECRQVGAEQMKATGEIIINLASEIKRGPQNDREVAGMLSERAAALDCPLSAVQVAWKRGTVTVDAQKLPCGGTKECVHTILPLAANLLQEKMVLHTSCGNKEKNKKCKLTLELAEKYFVETGRATAAKGGDSGVCADVCARLDLGKGKVALILSDGMGSGQEAVGESQATVSFLQKLLTMGFDVDTAVMTVNSLLLLKTPESYATLDMVIVDTYTGETEFLKIGAPPSFVKRVREVSTIKSSGLPIGIIQHIEITPVKRALSRGDIIVMVSDGIIDAARGKENEFERENEKESWVANFLRRLATERPQEIANRILHQAEEFSQGTAEDDMAVLVIRIAELPPLIQ, from the coding sequence ATGCCAAAAGTATCAGTTGTTACATTGCCGGAAGACGTACTTAAGGCGCCTTCGGCCGGACAGCCTGCCGCAGCGGCAGTGGAAGAACGACAGCTGGGAATAAGCTTTCCATGGCGAGAGTTGGCAAGAGAACTTTATAACAGGATCACCATATTGTTTTCTCCTGCCAACATATTGATTGATGTGCTTGCCTTTCTGTTGGGAAGAGTCTGCCTTATCGGTGAAGTTGCGCCCTTTGGCCTGGCTTTTTTTGCCGCAGTGGCAAGTGTGTCGCGGGAGAGGGCTCCCATGGCCGGTCTATGGGCCCTTTTGGGAGTAATATCGGTCGGGCAGTATATGGAAGCAGGTATTTACTTTTTATCCATGATTATGTATTGGCGAATATCGGACAAGCTGGACCGCATGCTTCCCAAGGCGCATGCTGTTCCCTTATTGATATTCGGTTGTGTTTTGCTAAGCGGATTGCCATTGTCTTTATGGCGGGAAGTCAGTTTTTATAATACCATGCTAGTCGTTCTCGACGCAGCCATGTGCATGGTCCTGGCATTCATATTCAGCTTTGGAATGCCGCTGGTTGTCTTTTCGTCCGAACAAAAAGCCAGGGGGGCCGAAGCGCTAATCTGTGCAGTATTTATTCTGGCAATAGCTGTGGCCGGTTTGGGAAATGCAACGATAATGGAATACAGTGTACGCAACATGGCAGGCGGTTTAATCACCATGGCCCTTGCTCTTACCGGCGGATCCGGGCTTGGCGCCGCCGGCGGAGTAGCGGTGGGTTTAGTCGTGAGCTTAAGCGACGGCTATGCTACTGCCGCAATCGCCATATATTCATTGGCCGGTTTATTGGGCGGATTATTCCGGAGCTGGGGTAAACCGGCTGTATTGCTGGGTTTTCTGCTGGGAAGTACGATTGGGACATTATATTTTGGACAAGCCGGTGAATTGCTGCTGGTATTAGTTGAGTCTTCACTTGCATCAGCGGTTTTTTTTGCTCTGCCTGCAATCCGGCTGAGCAGATGGCGGGAGAGCTGGCTTACTGATGAAAGTGGGGTTGACGCTGAAGCGGCGCTTGACGCAGCTATAAACAAATTACAGAATATGGCGGCCATGTTTAATGATCTGGCGAAGGCTTTTAGTAATGCCAATACAAAAGAGGAAACAGCCTATCAGGATAAGATTAAAGAAGCTCAGTTAAAAGAGATGCTTTCTTGTGTGGGGGACAAAGTCTGCGGTGCTTGTACCCGCCGTGACGCTTGCTGGGACAGGGATTTTTATCAAATATACCAGGCCATGCTGGCAACACTTGTTTTAGCGGAGGGGGACAGGCTAAAAGGGAGCAGTTTGCCTGATTATATCAAAGCTAACTGTGCAAATCAAAAGGAACTGATAGAAATCATCGGCCGGGTGGCTGACAACAACCGGGTTCACTGGTATTGGCAGAAAAAAATGGGGGAATGCCGTCAGGTTGGGGCCGAACAGATGAAAGCCACCGGGGAAATCATCATTAATTTGGCGTCGGAGATTAAGCGTGGTCCGCAAAATGACCGGGAGGTTGCAGGAATGCTGAGTGAACGGGCTGCAGCCCTGGACTGCCCGTTATCTGCGGTGCAGGTCGCATGGAAGCGGGGAACGGTGACGGTTGATGCGCAAAAATTGCCTTGCGGTGGAACCAAGGAGTGCGTACATACCATTCTGCCGCTGGCGGCCAACCTTTTGCAGGAAAAGATGGTTCTGCACACAAGTTGCGGCAATAAAGAAAAAAATAAAAAGTGTAAATTGACCTTGGAATTAGCCGAGAAGTACTTTGTCGAGACGGGAAGAGCCACTGCCGCTAAGGGCGGGGACAGCGGCGTGTGCGCTGATGTATGTGCCCGGCTGGACTTGGGAAAGGGAAAAGTGGCTTTGATTTTGAGTGATGGGATGGGCAGCGGTCAGGAAGCTGTCGGCGAAAGCCAAGCCACGGTATCATTCTTGCAAAAATTATTGACAATGGGATTTGACGTGGATACGGCTGTAATGACGGTGAACTCCCTGTTGCTTCTGAAAACTCCGGAAAGCTATGCTACCCTTGATATGGTGATAGTAGACACTTATACCGGCGAAACGGAATTTTTAAAAATTGGTGCACCTCCCAGTTTTGTTAAACGTGTCAGGGAAGTTTCCACCATAAAATCTTCCGGTCTTCCTATCGGCATAATCCAGCACATTGAAATTACTCCTGTGAAACGCGCTCTTTCCCGGGGAGACATTATTGTCATGGTGAGTGACGGAATTATTGACGCGGCGCGAGGCAAAGAGAATGAATTTGAAAGAGAAAATGAAAAAGAAAGCTGGGTAGCCAATTTCTTAAGACGGCTGGCAACCGAACGTCCCCAGGAAATAGCCAATAGAATTCTTCATCAGGCCGAAGAATTTTCCCAAGGCACGGCTGAAGATGATATGGCGGTGCTGGTGATCCGGATAGCGGAACTTCCGCCGCTGATTCAATAG
- a CDS encoding zinc dependent phospholipase C family protein — translation MIKPESVSRASVVAGAKILLAAVSPFQSLFDTPSITHEFLNRQALIILRRDGHVRCADFFEQYINELNAGVHWADKGWKNSSHYFEPGTGKGLWQFPTALDDFSGYLQVALASAWQGDIRKSAFFLGVTAHLVQDLCVPHHARGKLFSGHKEYESWIKDHFSAYTVNNNGLYSQSALPHDLLVNNAVVAADLLDWVVEENHTLYHAATTILFPRAQQSTAGLFERFFALAAFNCRTPQNTLIADAVTVA, via the coding sequence ATGATCAAACCTGAATCCGTATCCCGCGCATCGGTAGTCGCCGGTGCGAAAATTTTGCTCGCCGCCGTTAGTCCGTTTCAAAGCTTATTTGATACTCCCAGCATCACCCACGAATTTTTAAACCGCCAGGCATTAATCATCCTCAGACGGGATGGGCATGTGCGCTGTGCGGATTTTTTCGAGCAATATATAAATGAGTTAAATGCCGGAGTACACTGGGCCGACAAGGGTTGGAAAAACAGCAGTCACTACTTCGAGCCGGGAACAGGCAAAGGGCTCTGGCAGTTCCCTACGGCGTTAGACGATTTTAGCGGCTACCTACAGGTTGCATTAGCCAGCGCCTGGCAGGGGGATATTCGTAAGAGCGCTTTCTTTTTGGGTGTAACCGCCCATTTGGTGCAAGATCTTTGCGTCCCCCATCACGCTCGCGGCAAATTGTTTTCCGGCCATAAAGAATATGAAAGCTGGATAAAAGATCATTTTTCCGCCTATACGGTAAATAATAACGGGCTTTACTCCCAAAGCGCCCTTCCTCACGATTTGTTAGTCAATAACGCTGTTGTCGCTGCCGACTTGCTGGATTGGGTTGTGGAAGAGAATCACACCCTTTATCACGCCGCAACAACTATTTTGTTTCCCCGGGCCCAGCAATCCACCGCCGGCTTGTTTGAACGCTTCTTCGCCCTTGCAGCTTTCAACTGTCGAACTCCGCAGAACACCCTCATTGCTGATGCAGTCACAGTAGCGTAA
- the yabP gene encoding sporulation protein YabP, whose protein sequence is MTNMTVDNKTPKWRHQITMVDREELTIDGVVNLGSYDEKEIVMETEQGMLTIRGDSLNIKQLNLEQGCIIVDGTVKGLSYEDEIRPKKGLLDRFLK, encoded by the coding sequence ATGACGAATATGACGGTTGACAACAAGACGCCAAAATGGCGGCATCAGATTACCATGGTTGACCGGGAAGAATTAACTATAGACGGGGTAGTAAACTTAGGAAGCTATGATGAGAAAGAAATAGTTATGGAAACGGAACAGGGCATGCTGACAATCAGAGGAGATAGCCTCAATATCAAGCAGCTCAACTTAGAACAGGGATGTATTATTGTCGACGGGACAGTGAAGGGTCTTTCCTATGAAGATGAAATAAGACCGAAAAAAGGGCTGCTGGATCGATTCTTAAAGTAA
- the yabQ gene encoding spore cortex biosynthesis protein YabQ, with the protein MDFSTQVTTFAILFGAGALLAFLFDTYRVMRRIFKPNWLITAVADLSYWLLATAVVFAALLLGNWGELRFYVFVSLLTGIATYYRLLSRFILRSLMVIMRWINTGMRFLRITFITLFLKPLRFLLRLLMLPFVFCQRKVKKWYRIWRPPPLPPDDTPPAQ; encoded by the coding sequence GTGGACTTTTCCACGCAGGTAACAACATTTGCGATTCTGTTTGGGGCAGGCGCACTGCTTGCTTTTTTATTTGATACCTACCGCGTAATGCGAAGAATTTTCAAACCCAATTGGCTTATTACCGCCGTTGCTGACCTAAGCTACTGGCTCTTAGCAACAGCCGTTGTTTTTGCTGCGTTACTTCTGGGAAATTGGGGTGAACTTCGCTTTTATGTTTTTGTCAGCCTTCTGACCGGGATAGCAACCTACTATCGTCTCTTAAGCCGGTTCATCCTCCGCTCGCTTATGGTGATTATGCGATGGATAAATACCGGGATGCGATTCCTGCGTATAACGTTTATTACTTTATTTTTGAAGCCGCTGCGTTTTCTCTTGCGTTTATTGATGTTACCCTTCGTCTTTTGCCAAAGAAAAGTAAAAAAGTGGTACAGAATATGGCGTCCGCCACCTTTGCCGCCGGATGACACGCCTCCCGCTCAGTAG
- the tilS gene encoding tRNA lysidine(34) synthetase TilS translates to MLNKVRAWIDRHSLLAAGDRIVAACSGGPDSLALVHMLYELRREYKIELAVAHVNHMFRPEAVEEARFVKEYCDKLGIACYQQEIDVPAFIHTSGKSAQEAARMLRYRYLREVAADFGAAKIATGHHRDDQIETVLINFIRGAGTGGLKGMKPRNGDIIRPLLALSRAEIEAYITANSLTPCLDSSNLKTNYLRNRIRLKLLPLLASEYNPSIHDSIWRTAEVTGDEYDYICQAARKAWRSVITEDAARLLVESSKFARLHTAVKRELIRQAIEKKRGTLTGISFVHVENLLKMTLHGRVGTFFVLPGGAIARKNYIGLELFGGKSGLFRQAEAGKYRETFLKLPGVTQVPDLGIKVKATIVDRPDFSDAGSNRGNSAVFDLGLLLPPLVVRTRLPGDRFRPLGMKGSKKLKEYFIDVKVPQTERDTVPLVCDSQGILWIAGYRQSETAKVTGQTTKFLKLVMTKQEDF, encoded by the coding sequence GTGCTTAACAAGGTGCGGGCTTGGATTGACCGCCATAGTCTTTTGGCCGCAGGCGACAGGATTGTGGCGGCGTGTTCCGGCGGTCCTGACTCCCTGGCTCTTGTTCATATGTTATATGAGCTCCGCCGGGAATATAAAATTGAGCTGGCTGTTGCCCATGTCAATCATATGTTTCGACCGGAAGCAGTAGAAGAAGCCCGTTTTGTAAAAGAGTATTGCGACAAGCTGGGTATTGCCTGTTACCAACAGGAAATTGATGTTCCTGCCTTTATTCATACCAGCGGCAAATCGGCCCAGGAAGCGGCCAGGATGCTCCGGTACCGGTATTTACGCGAAGTAGCGGCTGATTTTGGCGCAGCCAAGATTGCAACCGGTCATCACCGCGATGATCAGATAGAGACAGTACTGATTAACTTTATTCGGGGAGCGGGGACCGGCGGACTGAAAGGGATGAAGCCTCGTAACGGGGATATCATCCGCCCGCTGCTGGCCCTTAGCCGGGCGGAAATTGAAGCGTATATAACGGCTAACAGCTTGACTCCCTGTTTGGACAGTTCCAACCTCAAAACAAATTATCTGCGCAACCGGATACGGCTAAAACTTCTACCTCTCCTGGCGAGTGAGTACAATCCAAGCATTCATGATTCCATCTGGCGAACTGCGGAAGTAACCGGGGACGAGTATGACTATATTTGCCAGGCGGCAAGAAAAGCTTGGCGGTCGGTAATTACGGAAGATGCCGCAAGGCTTTTAGTGGAAAGTTCAAAGTTTGCGCGGCTGCATACTGCGGTGAAACGGGAGTTGATTCGCCAGGCAATTGAAAAAAAAAGGGGAACATTGACAGGAATTAGCTTTGTCCATGTGGAAAATCTCTTAAAGATGACTTTGCATGGGCGGGTAGGAACCTTTTTTGTTTTGCCAGGCGGCGCCATAGCCCGCAAAAACTACATCGGCCTGGAGTTGTTTGGCGGGAAATCCGGCTTGTTCCGACAAGCTGAGGCCGGGAAGTACCGGGAAACTTTTCTTAAATTACCGGGAGTTACCCAGGTGCCTGATCTGGGAATCAAGGTAAAGGCAACAATAGTCGACAGGCCCGACTTTAGTGATGCCGGCTCCAATCGTGGAAATAGCGCTGTTTTTGACTTGGGGCTGCTGCTGCCGCCGTTAGTAGTCAGGACAAGACTGCCCGGAGACCGTTTTCGGCCTTTGGGAATGAAAGGGAGCAAAAAACTCAAAGAGTATTTCATTGACGTTAAAGTGCCTCAGACCGAGCGGGATACGGTTCCGCTGGTATGTGACAGCCAGGGTATTCTTTGGATTGCCGGGTATCGTCAAAGTGAAACAGCTAAAGTTACCGGTCAAACTACAAAATTTTTAAAACTTGTCATGACTAAACAGGAGGATTTTTGA
- a CDS encoding S1 domain-containing RNA-binding protein: protein MSIEVGSVLEGVVTGITNFGAFVELPGGKVGLVHISEVADVYVRDVKDFLKEQDKVKVKVLSVDERGKIGLSIKQLQAPAPKKPANEVRRPGNRVNSLSFEDKLNKFLKDSDERLSDLKRNTESKRGGRGAARRAE, encoded by the coding sequence ATGTCCATTGAGGTTGGCAGTGTTTTAGAGGGAGTTGTGACCGGTATAACGAATTTCGGTGCATTTGTCGAATTGCCGGGGGGAAAGGTCGGCTTGGTTCACATCTCCGAGGTTGCCGACGTATATGTTCGCGATGTAAAAGACTTTTTAAAAGAACAGGACAAGGTTAAAGTAAAGGTATTATCAGTTGACGAGCGCGGCAAAATTGGGTTGTCGATCAAACAGCTACAGGCTCCCGCTCCTAAAAAACCTGCCAACGAGGTAAGGCGCCCGGGGAATCGGGTTAATTCCTTATCTTTCGAAGACAAACTCAACAAATTTTTAAAAGACAGCGATGAACGCTTGTCCGACTTAAAGCGCAACACCGAGTCCAAACGCGGCGGACGCGGAGCGGCAAGACGGGCGGAATAG
- a CDS encoding threonine/serine exporter family protein, with protein MIAVKIGAVLAMGVAVGILYRIPRALLLYASVTGAIGWLVMHGILVNNGNVIFANFVGSMAVGAASELFARLLKKPATIFIVPGFIPLVPGREAYTTMLYMVDGRYPEGVSMGMLTMLTAGAIAFGLFVSATVYRLLLQNIDAKDKKDKRKIKEWMEE; from the coding sequence GTGATAGCGGTTAAAATCGGGGCGGTTCTGGCTATGGGCGTAGCGGTGGGGATTCTGTACCGTATTCCCCGGGCGCTTTTGCTTTATGCCAGCGTTACCGGGGCAATAGGTTGGCTGGTAATGCACGGGATATTGGTAAATAATGGTAACGTTATTTTTGCCAACTTTGTCGGCAGCATGGCTGTAGGTGCTGCTTCCGAGCTTTTCGCCAGGCTGTTAAAGAAACCGGCTACAATATTTATTGTACCCGGCTTTATTCCCCTGGTGCCCGGACGGGAAGCATACACCACTATGCTTTATATGGTGGATGGGCGATATCCGGAAGGAGTTTCCATGGGGATGCTTACCATGCTGACAGCCGGGGCAATCGCATTTGGCTTATTTGTCAGCGCCACAGTATACCGGCTGTTGCTGCAAAATATAGACGCAAAAGATAAAAAAGATAAAAGAAAGATAAAAGAATGGATGGAAGAATAG
- a CDS encoding threonine/serine exporter family protein has translation MFVQLEQIVAITILAGEIMLKNGAETSRVEETMSHIARACGARQVDCFAIPTGVFLSAADAWGRTHMALRRVHNRTINLDRIAKVNELSRRLADGRIDYECAHSLLERIGRERTGFSLVPSMVASGVVGCTVAILLNAGPAEATGAFVAAFTVRYIAHIISRLHGAQFTFEFFGGMTAAIIGVWLHHIWSGISQEQIVVGGIMPLVPGMAVTNAIRDVIAGDLLSGLSRGLEAALTAVAVSMGVVIVLAVRP, from the coding sequence ATGTTTGTTCAGCTGGAACAAATTGTTGCTATAACTATTTTGGCTGGAGAAATCATGCTCAAGAACGGGGCCGAAACCAGCAGGGTGGAAGAGACCATGAGCCATATTGCCCGGGCCTGTGGCGCCAGACAGGTGGACTGTTTCGCCATTCCGACGGGCGTATTTCTGTCAGCTGCCGATGCTTGGGGGCGAACACACATGGCTCTGCGCCGGGTACATAACCGAACCATCAATTTAGACCGGATTGCCAAGGTCAATGAATTATCCCGGCGATTGGCCGACGGTCGTATCGACTATGAATGCGCTCATTCTCTATTGGAACGTATAGGACGGGAACGGACCGGGTTTTCCCTGGTACCGTCCATGGTGGCTTCGGGGGTAGTCGGCTGTACAGTCGCCATACTGTTAAACGCCGGACCGGCAGAAGCTACCGGTGCTTTTGTTGCCGCCTTCACTGTCCGTTATATCGCCCATATTATATCCCGCCTTCACGGTGCCCAATTTACCTTCGAGTTTTTTGGCGGTATGACGGCAGCAATTATTGGGGTTTGGCTGCATCATATCTGGTCCGGCATCAGTCAGGAGCAAATTGTTGTTGGCGGTATCATGCCGTTGGTGCCTGGAATGGCAGTGACCAACGCTATTCGGGATGTGATAGCCGGCGATCTCTTAAGCGGCCTCTCGCGCGGGCTGGAAGCCGCCTTGACCGCAGTGGCCGTGTCGATGGGGGTGGTTATAGTTTTGGCAGTAAGGCCTTAA
- a CDS encoding lytic transglycosylase domain-containing protein yields the protein MRSKALNGWFLLLVFLVVELFFYEVTDYLATYSRMAADARFSSGCTEFREVKNTPYDNIINQAARKFSVSPELVASVIRAESSFEPRAVSKAGAYGLMQVMPETWRQVNSKIKVCAGRHEGECTSKCYFTPELNVQIGTAYLGQLAQRYKGNMILAVAAYNAGPGAVDRYGGIPPYRETQAYVERVQKYWYQISGVQLPVLGVSANEWLQWNQGCGWGMLGTAGIIAVWTGFLYQRYKSWYWR from the coding sequence TTGCGCAGTAAGGCGCTGAACGGTTGGTTCCTCCTGTTGGTCTTTTTGGTGGTGGAGTTATTTTTTTATGAGGTTACAGACTATCTAGCCACCTATTCCCGTATGGCGGCCGATGCGCGCTTTAGCAGCGGATGTACAGAATTTAGAGAAGTTAAAAACACTCCCTATGATAATATAATTAATCAGGCGGCAAGGAAGTTCAGTGTCAGTCCTGAATTGGTAGCCTCCGTTATTCGGGCGGAGAGTTCCTTCGAGCCCCGGGCAGTGTCGAAAGCGGGTGCTTACGGTCTGATGCAGGTTATGCCCGAAACTTGGCGGCAAGTCAATTCCAAAATCAAGGTATGCGCCGGTCGGCACGAGGGAGAGTGCACAAGCAAGTGTTACTTTACGCCTGAGCTTAATGTCCAGATTGGAACCGCCTATCTTGGACAGCTTGCTCAGCGCTACAAGGGGAACATGATACTGGCAGTCGCTGCGTATAACGCGGGGCCGGGAGCCGTGGACCGTTATGGGGGAATACCGCCTTATCGGGAAACGCAAGCTTATGTGGAAAGGGTTCAGAAATATTGGTATCAAATAAGTGGCGTCCAATTACCCGTACTAGGTGTAAGCGCCAATGAATGGCTGCAATGGAACCAGGGTTGCGGCTGGGGAATGCTCGGTACAGCCGGAATCATTGCGGTTTGGACAGGATTTCTTTATCAAAGGTATAAGTCGTGGTATTGGCGTTAG
- a CDS encoding FtsB family cell division protein — MQKNRKRARFSWFRFFLLVLTAYFLYAAGNQQLELFRIRQEAKIMSERLQEVTRENQALAGEKEKLNQAAYIEKLAREQLGLVKPGEVPYIPASRPENSSGQ; from the coding sequence GTGCAGAAAAACAGAAAAAGAGCCCGCTTTAGCTGGTTCCGGTTTTTTCTCCTGGTTTTAACTGCTTACTTTTTATATGCGGCAGGCAACCAGCAATTAGAACTTTTCCGTATCAGGCAGGAAGCTAAAATAATGAGTGAGCGGCTTCAGGAGGTTACCAGGGAAAACCAAGCCCTAGCCGGCGAGAAGGAAAAGTTAAATCAAGCCGCTTATATTGAAAAGCTGGCCCGTGAGCAATTGGGATTGGTAAAACCGGGGGAAGTACCCTACATTCCCGCCTCCCGCCCGGAAAATAGTTCAGGGCAATAG